TGCCCTGCTGTACTTTATCTTGATTCTCTTTCCCACCCCGTATGGGCCACCAGACCAACCGGTGTTTACAAGATAAACCACAGTGTTGTGTTTGTTGATTTTTTCACCAAGCAACTTGGCATAAACGGATGCAGGTCTAGGCATGAATGGTGCTCCAAAACACTCAGAGAAAACTGATTTTGGTTCCTTGATCCCACGCTCTGTTCCAGCTAGTTTGCTTGTATATCCAGACATGAAATGAAACATTGCACCTTCTTTTGTCAATCTAGAGATAGGTGGCAAGACTCCCAATGCATCGGCAGTCAAAAAGACAATTACTTTTGGATGTCCACCAACACTTGGAATCACAGCACCAGGAATAAAGTCAAGAGGATATGCAACACGTGTGTTTTCTGTAATGGTGTTATCATCATAATCAGGTTTGTTATCATTTAGTACAACATTTTCTAATACGGCACCGGGTTTGATTGCGTTCCAGATTTCTGGTTCTGCCTCTTGGCTAAGGTTGATACATTTTGCATAACATCCACCTTCAAAGTTAAAAGTTCCATCATCAGACCAACCATGCTCATCATCACCAATCAATTGTCTGTTAGGATCTGCTGAAAGAGTTGTCTTTCCAGTACCGGACAATCCAAAGAACAATGCAGTGTCGCCGTCTTTGCCGATGTTTGCAGAGCAGTGCATCGGAAATATTCCCTTATCAGGCAAAATGAAGTTCATTACTCCAAACATTGACTTTTTCATTTCACCTGCATATTGTGTTCCGCCAATCAAGACAATTTTTCTTGTCAAGTCAATAAGGATGAAAACATCAGATGAGGTTCCATCTTCGCTAGGAACTGCTTCAAAGTCATTAATGCACATTACAGTAAATTCTGGCTCGTGGTTTTCTAGCTCATCTTGTGTGGGACGAATAAACAGATTTCTTGCAAATAGGTTTTGCCAAACATGATCATTGATAACTCTAATTGGTAAGCGATTATTCTTGTCAGCTCCTACAAAGCCATCAAAGACAAAGAGTTCCTTGTTTTCTACAAATGCCTTCATCTTTTCAAGCAATTTCTCAAACTTGCCAGATGGAAATTGGTGATTAACCTTTCCCCAGTCTATTGTATCATGGGTCTTGTCGTCATATACGATGAATCTATCATCAGGAGAACGGCCAGTATACTTTCCGGTATTTACAGAAAGCGAACCTGTAGAGTTTATGACTCCTTCTTTTCTCTCAACTGCTAGTTTGACCATCTCATCGACGCTCAAGTTTCTGTGGATTTTTGATGGGTTTATTCCAAAGTCTTTGAGTTGAGAGGCAAATTTCTCAGTAGTAGATGTGCCTACCACTTGAGTCATACAGAAAATCCTCCAATTGTGTATTGATAAATCCCAAATGCAGTCATGAGATATTTCGATCCGCCTTGATTTTCCTTATTATCTCTTTGCCAGAGATTAGAAATTTTTTCTCTAGGAACGTATTTATGTAAAATTTCAAGAGTGAATTTGATGCCGATCAACAAAGAAAAGCTAGCAAAGAGAAAAGAAGCTAAAGAACACAACCCAGAATTTATCAGACAAGAGAGCTGGCGTTATGTTAGACTCCAAACAACATGGAGAAAACCAAAAGGTATCGATAATCATCAGAGAAAACAAAAGAGCAGAGGTCGTCCCGGACTCGTCAAAGTAGGATACGGAGGACCAAAAGAAGCAAGAGGACTGCACCCATCAGGATTTACAGATAACTTAGTTTATTCATTAAGTGATTTAGAGAAACTAGATCCAAAGAAAGACGGAATCAGATTTGGTCATAGTGTTGGTACTAAAAAGAGAAAAGAGATTGTTGCAAAGGCAGTCGAAAACAAGTTCAAAATTTTCAATGCAAGAGTGAGTGCAAGTGGTAGTAAATCTTAAAGCTAAAAAAAGACTCGTCTCACGAGTTACAGGAGTAGGCGTTCACAGAATTAAATTTGATTCTGATCATCTAGATGATATTGCAGATGCAATCACTAGAGAAAACATCAGAAGCCTAATCACTGCAAACACAATCAAGTTCAAGCCAATTGTTGGAACTTCTAAAGGCCGTTCAAACACAAAGAAAGCCCAGAGGAACAAAAGAGGAACAAAACAAGGTTCCAAGCAAGGACGAAAAGGTGCAAGAGAAGGCAAAAAGGAAGTCTATGTTGCAAAGGTTCGCTCACTTAGAAGACTCTTAAAGATTGCAAAAGACAGAAAGGACTTGACAAACCCAGAATTTTGGTCTCTCTACAAGAAAGTAGGTGGTAACACAGTCAGAAACAAGGCCCACCTCAGGCAATTAATGGATGAGATTAAAGAAAAGAGAAACAAGTAGAAAAATCTCTAATAATTTTCTGCAGAATTAAAATCGATAAACTCTATCTTCCCAGTCTAAGATTTTACCATCTTTGATTTTGATTCCTTCTTGAGACAACATATTTGATTTTATTTTCTGGCCATATGCATATCCACCGACTTGGCCATCAGACTTTACAACACGGTGACAAGGAATGATCACAGGGTAGGGATTCTTGTTCATAATTTTTCCGACTGCACGTTGTCCATTTTTCATTCCAACGGCCTTTGCAAGCTCACCATAAGTTGTAACTTTGCCTTTTGGAACCTGGCACAGTTTTTTGAAAATTTCTTTGTCAACACTCAAAGCTTGATTACCTCAAGATCTGTTTTTTCTAAAAGATCAAGAACTTTCTGTTTGTTTGGTCCAAGCCCTGCCCAATCAAGCAGTGCGACAGTTGCCGTTTTGTTTTGCCCTAAGATATGCGAGAATAACTCATCATCGAGACTGTCAAGTGCATGTTTTGGCATTACAGTTCCAAGTGCATGTTTTCCATGCAGTAATTCTTTTGTGAATTTTTCTGGATAGTGGGTTCCGCCAAAGCAGATTGCAACAGGATTTGATTCCAATTTTGTCTGCATTACATCATCTACCAATTTTGCAACAGACACACATAATGACTCATCGGTCCACTGTTTTTCAGTAGTTCCAATCTCAATGAAGATGCAAGGCTTTTTCAGGGCAGTAGGCCCGTGATGTGTTGCCTCTATAGTAATATCAAATTCAGAGAACTGTTCTTTGTTTTCATATAATTTTTGGAGGTATGCCTTTTGTAGATCAGGATAAGGTATTGCCAGTTGTCTTTTGTTTCCGCCAAACTTTGCATCTGCAAAATTTCCGGTACTGTGGCATGTTAATGCCAAGACACCAGATTCAGCTGCATGTTTTGAGAGAAAGACAAATCCATCATAATCATATTTCTCTTCTAACCAATCTGCAGATATTGCAGGAGTCGGAATTATTATCAGGTCATAGTTTTCTCCACGGTAAATATCACCGTCTTTTTTCATTTTTTCAGAAAGGAACTTTGCCATGTTGTACCCAGCAGGGTCATCACGATAAGCAACTAGCAGATCCATGAGATAAGAGATATAAGGACACCCTATTAATTTTGAGCAATGAACCCAAGACAGACTTTGAAGAACATGGCCAATACCTTAAAGATGGCAAAAAAGCCAGACAAAGATGAATATCAACAACATCTTAGATTGGTACTGTTAGGTATAGCAGGAGTAGGAGCTATAGGATTTACTATCCAGTTTGTCTTTTCGGTAATTACATTTGGTAGGTAAAAATTGTCTGAAGAAGTAAAATCACATCTATTTGCAATAAGAACCACAGGAGGTCAAGAGAAAGTAGTCATGAGACTATTAGAACAAAAGGCAAATGCCGGTCAGCTTAACATTCAATCAGTTTTACTTGTAGATAATCTCAAAGGATATGTAGTAATTGAGGCAATCGATCCAAGCGCTGCATACATGGCAGTAGAAGGAGTCAGACACATTCGCGGTCAACTACGAGGAGAGTTAGAATTCAAAGACATTGAAGGATACCTAATAAAGAAATCCACAGTATCACAATTAGCAGTAGATAACGTAGTAGAAATCACAGGCGGTCCATTTAAGGGAATGAAAGCCACAATCACCAGAATTGATGCAGAAAAAGAAGAAGCAACAGTTGTTCTTTTGGATGCATCATACCAATTGCCAGTCACAGTAGATGCAAACTATCTCAAACTATCAACTGAGGCTTAGGAAGGATTAAATTTTTCATATAGAGACGAATCAACATGGGAGAACAAAAAATTTCATCATTGGTAACAGGAGGAGCAGCATCTGCAGGTCCACCTTTGGGTCCAGCACTAGGTCCTCTTGGCGTCAACATCATGGAAGTAATCAACGCAATCAATGACAAGACAAAAGACTTTGAGGGAATGAAAGTTCCAGTTACAGTAATTGTAGATAGCGATACCAAGAAATATGAAATCGAGATTGGTATCCCATCAGCTGCTGCACTAATCATGAAGGAGGCTGGAATCCAGAAAGGCTCTGGCGCTTCCGGTACAGAGTGGGCAGGAGATGTATCAATGGATGCAATAGTCAAAGTAGCAAACACCAAACTAGAAAAATCATATGCAACATCACTAAAGTCAGTTGCAAAGACAATCATTGGAACCTGTCTTGCACTTGGAGTCAAAGTAGAAGGAAAGACTCCAAAAGAGATCACTGCCGAGGTAAACGAAGGCAAGTGGGACGAAAAATTCCAATAGAATTTTCAATCTTTTCTCAATTTTATAACTACTCTACAATGGTTATGATTCCCTTCATGTCAGGATGAATGGAACAATAGTAATCAAAAGTACCAGTTTGGTTTGCCAAAAAAATTATCGAGTCAGACTGGAAATAGCTCAGATCTTTTGTGTGTACATTGAATGCATCGATGTTTAGATTGTGTTTGGAGAGTTTGTTTGGTAAATTTTTCTCCTCATTGATAAGATGAATCTGGACAAGGTTTCCTTTAGCTGCAGTAAGTTCAGGAGACAGGCCTTCAGAGAACGGAAGAGACTTTCCTCCCCTGGTAGTTTGATAGTGATAATTCCCTTGAGATGATTTTACTGCCTTTAGAGATATGTTAGTAGATGGTGCAAACACAAGCCCCTCTGAATTGACGGGACTAAATGATTTTAACGCAAAAAAGCCTATCAAGACAAAGACACAAAACACCACACCAATAGAAATAACATTTCCTTTAGAATATTTGGAAGTTTTTTTGCGTTTTTTGTTCACGTAAAAAAAATGCATTTAGTGGATATATAGAATAATTAACATTGTTAAGGTACTTCTAATACAAGTAATTTCCAAGTACAATCATGGCATTTTCCAAAACATGTCCAGTTTGCAAGCAGGACTTTTCCTCACTTTTAGATTATACGTTACACATCAAGGATAGCCACAGCAAAGCACATCCTGAAGAATTTGTAAGCAATAAAGAAGAGATCAAGTGGTCATTTCGCCAACAAGATTAAGTTACTGGGTCTTTCGCAGAATAAACTGCATTAGAGCTTCTCTTTGATATTCAATTCCATGTTCATCTTCGGTGTGTTTGCCAAAATCTTGAATGACTTGGTCAACTTCACCTTCTGCTTCAAAGTCACACTCAAAACCATAGTCATTGCAACGTAATTTTATCAAGTCTAATTTTTTTCCCAAATTCCGGCTAATATAGTTCAGTTAACATTGTTAACTAAAGTTTCAGTGGCAATTCAATTAATGCAGAAGCAAAGGAAATATGCCAAGCGTCTATTGGCAGAAAATGAAACCTAGGATGACTTGAAAACGTAAGATGTGTATCCATATTTCCTATTGGAGTAGATTGCTTCTGCATTACGTAATCAGAGTATTTTTGGTATTTAGGAGAAACTTAACAATGTTCATTTAGTTTTATTAGAAATTCAACGGGTCTGATCTCATGAAGAAGAAGAAAGAGGAGAAAGAAGATGAGAATCTTGCAGATAAAAAAAATGAAGACTGGTGGAGATTGGAGAAATCCCAGATAGGAAGGAGGAAATTTTCATAATCATGACATTTACTTGTCACGGAGTTTGTGAATATCATAAAACAAGGCGATTATCTACAAATGTAAAATATGAGAATGGGCAAAAACGCTGTACATTGTGTTCTGTTTTTTTAGAGACAGATAATCGTCATTGTCCATGTTGTGGCGTACGTCTTAGAACTAAATCAAGGAACAGAAAACATGCAGAGTAAAACCATTAACAATGTTAAGTACCGGATAAATACCAAATCAGAGAAGGAAAAAAGATGAAACTGATGTGCTTTCAAGATTTAGAATCGGAGGTAAAACTTCATGTCTGATATTGGCAGAGACATTCTAAGCTCCATGGATCTTTTCATTGAAAAGATTCAGCACCTTAAAGGAGTCATGCTGGGGGTTTCACTGTCTGCGCTTATTTTGGCACCCTTGGCAATAGGAATTTCAATTTACCTTATCACCCACCCAAGATTCTATCATATAGTTGAAAACGAATACGAGTTTGCATCATTGCTCATAGTTCTTCTAACAGTGGTTTTGGTTACATCAGGTGTTTGGCTTGTTACAGGACTCCAGCAATTCAAATCCCTTAGCTCTTGGAATAAGAGGTATTACAACTACATCAAGAGAAAAGAAGATCTTGACAAAGACATTTCATCAAAATTTCATCTAGACGAAGAATAGACATCCAAGATTTAGCGAAGGTCCTCGTTTTCCATCACGTGGGAATAGTTTTTCATATGGCTCCAGTATCTCATGGCAGAAATCCATTCCTTTGTTTGTAACCTTGAAGATAGTAATTGTTCT
Above is a window of Nitrosopumilus sp. K4 DNA encoding:
- a CDS encoding cupredoxin domain-containing protein, whose translation is MNKKRKKTSKYSKGNVISIGVVFCVFVLIGFFALKSFSPVNSEGLVFAPSTNISLKAVKSSQGNYHYQTTRGGKSLPFSEGLSPELTAAKGNLVQIHLINEEKNLPNKLSKHNLNIDAFNVHTKDLSYFQSDSIIFLANQTGTFDYYCSIHPDMKGIITIVE
- a CDS encoding transcription elongation factor Spt5 gives rise to the protein MSEEVKSHLFAIRTTGGQEKVVMRLLEQKANAGQLNIQSVLLVDNLKGYVVIEAIDPSAAYMAVEGVRHIRGQLRGELEFKDIEGYLIKKSTVSQLAVDNVVEITGGPFKGMKATITRIDAEKEEATVVLLDASYQLPVTVDANYLKLSTEA
- a CDS encoding D-aminoacyl-tRNA deacylase, whose translation is MDLLVAYRDDPAGYNMAKFLSEKMKKDGDIYRGENYDLIIIPTPAISADWLEEKYDYDGFVFLSKHAAESGVLALTCHSTGNFADAKFGGNKRQLAIPYPDLQKAYLQKLYENKEQFSEFDITIEATHHGPTALKKPCIFIEIGTTEKQWTDESLCVSVAKLVDDVMQTKLESNPVAICFGGTHYPEKFTKELLHGKHALGTVMPKHALDSLDDELFSHILGQNKTATVALLDWAGLGPNKQKVLDLLEKTDLEVIKL
- a CDS encoding protein translocase SEC61 complex subunit gamma; its protein translation is MNPRQTLKNMANTLKMAKKPDKDEYQQHLRLVLLGIAGVGAIGFTIQFVFSVITFGR
- a CDS encoding DUF1059 domain-containing protein; translation: MIKLRCNDYGFECDFEAEGEVDQVIQDFGKHTEDEHGIEYQREALMQFILRKTQ
- a CDS encoding 50S ribosomal protein L11 yields the protein MGEQKISSLVTGGAASAGPPLGPALGPLGVNIMEVINAINDKTKDFEGMKVPVTVIVDSDTKKYEIEIGIPSAAALIMKEAGIQKGSGASGTEWAGDVSMDAIVKVANTKLEKSYATSLKSVAKTIIGTCLALGVKVEGKTPKEITAEVNEGKWDEKFQ
- a CDS encoding 50S ribosomal protein L32e, which gives rise to MPINKEKLAKRKEAKEHNPEFIRQESWRYVRLQTTWRKPKGIDNHQRKQKSRGRPGLVKVGYGGPKEARGLHPSGFTDNLVYSLSDLEKLDPKKDGIRFGHSVGTKKRKEIVAKAVENKFKIFNARVSASGSKS
- a CDS encoding 50S ribosomal protein L19e, which translates into the protein MVVNLKAKKRLVSRVTGVGVHRIKFDSDHLDDIADAITRENIRSLITANTIKFKPIVGTSKGRSNTKKAQRNKRGTKQGSKQGRKGAREGKKEVYVAKVRSLRRLLKIAKDRKDLTNPEFWSLYKKVGGNTVRNKAHLRQLMDEIKEKRNK
- the pckA gene encoding phosphoenolpyruvate carboxykinase (ATP); its protein translation is MTQVVGTSTTEKFASQLKDFGINPSKIHRNLSVDEMVKLAVERKEGVINSTGSLSVNTGKYTGRSPDDRFIVYDDKTHDTIDWGKVNHQFPSGKFEKLLEKMKAFVENKELFVFDGFVGADKNNRLPIRVINDHVWQNLFARNLFIRPTQDELENHEPEFTVMCINDFEAVPSEDGTSSDVFILIDLTRKIVLIGGTQYAGEMKKSMFGVMNFILPDKGIFPMHCSANIGKDGDTALFFGLSGTGKTTLSADPNRQLIGDDEHGWSDDGTFNFEGGCYAKCINLSQEAEPEIWNAIKPGAVLENVVLNDNKPDYDDNTITENTRVAYPLDFIPGAVIPSVGGHPKVIVFLTADALGVLPPISRLTKEGAMFHFMSGYTSKLAGTERGIKEPKSVFSECFGAPFMPRPASVYAKLLGEKINKHNTVVYLVNTGWSGGPYGVGKRIKIKYSRAMVTAALTGALDIVKYEHNDLFNLDIPTEVPDVPSEVLDPKNTWIDKDAYDLSAKKLAQMFIENFKKFDDVNPEITQAGPKLPQ
- a CDS encoding MGMT family protein, yielding MSVDKEIFKKLCQVPKGKVTTYGELAKAVGMKNGQRAVGKIMNKNPYPVIIPCHRVVKSDGQVGGYAYGQKIKSNMLSQEGIKIKDGKILDWEDRVYRF